From Pseudobacteriovorax antillogorgiicola:
GTTGAAACGGCAGGCGAATACGGTATTGAATTCACCAGAGTATGACCCCTCTTGTAAGTTGTCTGGGGCTTCTATTCCAAATATACAAAAATCTTGAGCAGAGACTTTCGCAGTTTCCATCGCTAGAATGGTGCGACTACCACTTCGATAGGTTTTGGTGTTCTCATAATGAATCTCATGGGATTCAGGGTTGGACTCTAGAATCTCGAAAAATCTGTCCTCAGATATCGATTGGCCCCAAGCAGAACCGCTAGCCATAACCAAACATAGGCTTGATATGAGTTTAAGCTTCATGTAAACACCTCTCCTTCTCTTTTGAGATTACAGGATACATTTGTAAATTGAGACGAACCAGGGTATCGGGCTCATCGTCTTCTAATTCAGAATGGACAGTTCGAAACGTATCTTTAAGTTTATCTATGGCCTCCATATAACTTTGTTTTTTAACTGTTAACAGTGAGCTGAGAAAAAGCACCTCATCCCGCTTTTTAGCAATATCGGGAACCTTACTTCGACTTTCATCGATAGCGCTTTGCAAGTGTTTGATCTCATGCTGCTGGCTAAAATTTGTGAATAGAAAGGAGAAGTCTTTCTTGTGATTGATCTTGTAAATGCCGTCGGCTTTAGTAACCAACTCCCGTTGGTGAAGGCAGCGGAGGGCGCTTTGAATTCTTTGCGCGGGGACGTCTTTCAAGATGGCCATAAGTTCTCGTTCCGAAGCTTGATGTTCTGGGAACAAGAAGAGGCTCAGGTAGACAAGTGAGAAAGTAAAGATATCTCTCATGTCGTCCATATTGATTTCGTGATATTTAAGTGTTTTTGTTAGGATCTTAATTTCACGATCTAATTGATCGCGAACCTTTTCAGATTTGGCGAACTCAGTCTCTAAAAGGATCTTCTTTTCAAGTAGAGTTGCTTCAGTGGTATCGAGACTCAAAGTCTCAATGATGGGCCCTACATAGCGGGCACTCAGTTTCTTTCGACCTTTAAAGACATCGGTAAGATAACCCCGAGATTTCAGGCCGATTCGCTTAGAGATGTAGTTTTTGGAGAACGAAGGCTTCTCAGTTTTTCGAAGGGCGATAATTTTTTCTAGCGACTCAATTCCAGAGTGCGATAGCAATACTGACTTCGTGACACTCACCATGATTTGATCCCATTGTTGGCTTAGAACTCTTGGAAGTTCTAGTTTTGATGGGATCTCCCGTCAACATTCGTAATGAATACTTTTCATATGTTGAACATTTGTTTATTGCGTGAATACTGAGGAATGAATATTGATTTTAGTAAGTTAGGAAAGTGCTCAGGGTGGTTAAATATTTTTATCATCGTAGATCTTAGGATGCATTTAAGCGATTCCTAAGATCTCTTAACCAACTGCCTAAATCTTAGCGAACGCAGCGAGGTGGAAGAAGGCAACCGCGATCGTCTTCGTCGACAACAAGCTCGCCATCTTCACAGAAGCCAGGAGCAGGTGGTGAGAATACGGGGCACTTTTGAGGAGCGATAGCCTTTAGCAGTCCCCATTCCAGGTCAGTTTCACACTTGATATCACTGTAGGTGATATTGAGATCCTCAACACACCCGTAATAGAGCGCTTGGTTCCGCGCGACACAGCTGTTGCTGCCGTGAAATGATGAATTCGTACCGATAATCGTACAAATTGCTGGTTCGTAGACAGTGACACAAGGCTGTCTTAGTAGCTTGCCGCAGTTTTCTCCAGCGTGTGCAGAAAATGTTGAGCTTAAGGCTGCGATGGTGAGTAGAGCTTTATAATTCATAAGAAGTCCTTTCCTAAAAGGCGGTTAATTTCGAGGACAAACCTAAACGAAACCACCGGGCACTGGAATAGGAAAGGAGCTTCCTATGCAAACTTCTGTACTCCTCAGGAGTGGTTATATGCTTACTTTTAGCATTTTAGCCACTGAATGCTATAGACTTGGGTGAAGGAACCATCCATCGAGTCTATGTAGAAGGCGCCGCTGCGATCGGAGTGATCGGTATCTAAAGAAACTTCGCTTTCAATGTTAAGAGCCCTATTTTTGCCGCAAGGAGACCAGACCACATCTGAAATACCAACTGTATCCCGCCTTTGGAAAAAGTCGAAAATCTCTCCCTGAAGATGGCTTTCAAATATAACTCGATCGGACGACCTCGATTGAAAGTAGTACTGAGAGTTGAAGGTTGCATTGACACCTTCCTCAAGGGCGACTTCACCACGATAGTCCACATCAAATAGCGCGTAGCTCCAGCCCCCTGGAATACGAAGATCGACCTTGATCTTACATTTGGATCGGCGGTCGCCCAGAGGAATACCTGGCCCAATTTCCGCTGAGAATGAATTGAAGGTTAACGTAAAGGCCTGAGCATCCGCAGAGATGTTTGAGCCCACGGCGGTAGAGTCGGCGCAGCCACTTCCAGCCCAAGTGATCTTCTTTATGTATACCTTTGACGGGTCTGGAGCTTCGTTAGCTTGAGTGCTTTGACTTAGTAAGAATAAGAGGCTTGTGATTCCCATGAGACGCATGTCGATACTCCTTAGTATTGGTTCGGTCTTATAGGAGCAATTTTAGTTCCAAGGGTTCGCGGCGAATGATTCTAGGGCTCTAGGCCTTGATGACTAAGGCTTAGGAGTTTCATCTTAGTTTATCTTAGCTAGGACTTATGTCTCGGAATGGGCTTGTTTCCACATTTAAAGTGTAACTTTATCGCGCAATGAACCCAAGCAACAGCAGTTGGAAATAAAAGTTTTCTTCGTGAACGAGAACAAAACTTGCGTAGAATATCTACATTTCGGCTGAGTATAAGCAAGAATCTTGAATGGCGGATAATTTGCCCCGTAATCTTACCACAAGCTGTCAGAATCCTTTCCTGATCGAAGGTCTGGTAATTCCAATATCTATGATTCAGTGCATTTATCCCATATAATCAAATCAGAATGCATTCTAACTAGTGAATTTCGAACAATCGACTAGCCTCGATCGTTCCGGCTTAAAGGGGGTATCGCAATTTTTCAAGCAATCTTAGATAGGAGGTTGGATGTGGAGAAGCAAGTCAGGATACGTATCTTCGATCGCAACGACTGTCATCTTCAGGATGTATCGTTGACGCTTGCGGAGGCGGTTTATATCTCGCCTGGCAAGTATCTTTCAGACTATTTGTGGTCGCAGAATACGGGCATTTCCGATGTATTCTCGCGGATGGTGCTAAGTGTCGGAACGGCACATGAGGGGCTTAGGGATGTCAAACTGGAGACAGACTACCCCTGGATGAGTGTCTGGGTCGACGCGGTTTAATCTTACTATGACAACATCAAGACCCAGCTCATCAGATTGTCACTAGGCTTGATGTTGTCCTACCACTCATGACATGCCAATCGAATCTTCTATGCCATGACATTTATTTCTATCGTCTTTCAAGCTCTTTACATCAGCTCAACGAGGCATTATGTGTAATAGTCCCTGAGTTCAGGAACTCGTCTCCGTTCTTGATGGGGTAAATTGGCGCGTTGTCGGATCGGCTGAAGTAAATATAGTATTGATATCGGACTCTTTTTCTAACGCAGAACTTGAGCGCTTGGCACAGGAGTAAAAATGCCTAAGGTCAACTACACGGAAGAT
This genomic window contains:
- a CDS encoding TIGR02147 family protein, which gives rise to MVSVTKSVLLSHSGIESLEKIIALRKTEKPSFSKNYISKRIGLKSRGYLTDVFKGRKKLSARYVGPIIETLSLDTTEATLLEKKILLETEFAKSEKVRDQLDREIKILTKTLKYHEINMDDMRDIFTFSLVYLSLFLFPEHQASERELMAILKDVPAQRIQSALRCLHQRELVTKADGIYKINHKKDFSFLFTNFSQQHEIKHLQSAIDESRSKVPDIAKKRDEVLFLSSLLTVKKQSYMEAIDKLKDTFRTVHSELEDDEPDTLVRLNLQMYPVISKEKERCLHEA
- a CDS encoding DUF4360 domain-containing protein, producing MRLMGITSLLFLLSQSTQANEAPDPSKVYIKKITWAGSGCADSTAVGSNISADAQAFTLTFNSFSAEIGPGIPLGDRRSKCKIKVDLRIPGGWSYALFDVDYRGEVALEEGVNATFNSQYYFQSRSSDRVIFESHLQGEIFDFFQRRDTVGISDVVWSPCGKNRALNIESEVSLDTDHSDRSGAFYIDSMDGSFTQVYSIQWLKC